The proteins below are encoded in one region of bacterium:
- a CDS encoding zinc ribbon domain-containing protein, with protein MPLHCSACGASNSGDANFCQNCGAKLVSPYERPQSHDLAASASVASTAPESEKADSQNELPGFKPLEWPEPPEIDNAETRFEGTGRLSERNPADIKAELIATLGIEDAQTYSASDAGVAIHESRMDAAPAARPATQFTQPAAGRPVGAGEAFGAGCLTLLIPVAGIFFSVNWLKARRPGAIGFLVFTVIVNMIAGFFWFLLVLGLTMEDESKPAPQSPPAAEESVAPIAFERTEFERQYLEL; from the coding sequence ATGCCACTTCATTGCAGCGCCTGCGGCGCATCCAATTCGGGGGATGCCAACTTCTGCCAGAATTGCGGGGCAAAGCTCGTTTCTCCCTACGAACGGCCGCAGTCCCACGACCTTGCGGCCTCGGCATCGGTTGCTTCAACCGCGCCGGAATCCGAAAAAGCCGATTCCCAAAATGAGCTGCCCGGATTCAAACCGCTGGAGTGGCCGGAGCCGCCGGAAATTGACAACGCCGAAACGCGGTTCGAAGGCACCGGACGGCTTTCGGAACGAAATCCCGCGGACATAAAGGCGGAATTGATCGCAACGCTTGGCATCGAAGATGCGCAGACGTATTCGGCATCCGATGCGGGCGTCGCAATCCACGAATCAAGGATGGACGCCGCGCCCGCCGCCAGGCCTGCAACGCAATTCACGCAGCCTGCAGCCGGCAGGCCCGTCGGAGCGGGAGAGGCATTCGGAGCTGGATGCCTGACGCTTTTGATTCCCGTCGCGGGCATTTTTTTCAGCGTCAACTGGCTCAAAGCCCGGCGTCCCGGCGCGATAGGCTTCCTCGTGTTCACCGTCATCGTCAATATGATCGCCGGTTTCTTTTGGTTTCTGCTGGTTCTGGGTCTGACCATGGAAGATGAATCGAAACCGGCTCCCCAATCCCCGCCCGCTGCGGAAGAGTCGGTTGCCCCGATCGCGTTCGAGCGGACGGAATTTGAACGGCAGTATCTTGAATTGTAA
- a CDS encoding zinc-ribbon domain-containing protein: protein MPLHCTSCGASNSGDAKFCAHCGAQILHPYSPPQEPEAQAASPHADDAQAETQQVSQAGQVYPQPQESREPPRQEYSQQPSGRYYAQPPKPEGEPVSGCALYGGGCLVLLVPVLGPIIGLIFGIIWAANRRRGGVGFLVYSAIVMLIGMFFLPIVIAVSVPIFLKSKETEVRQFTEDVLVSIRAAEANYYIKNGKYGDFEALASAGFLDSRFAGGAFFDRGVSITLSVAEDEQSYTAYAILPLGGTMTLDETGNISTEGMADFGEAFTGILKSDEILEGDFADASAKLSANLALIQIRLAESLYYATENAYADLPTLAEKDYLDKKYGSNSITDLEGVKGMTLEFQTDGKTYRATITLPGGGQVWVDESGEIQGEGAYDYGDTAPEEEPCEKSP, encoded by the coding sequence ATGCCTCTTCACTGCACGAGTTGCGGAGCTTCGAATTCCGGAGACGCTAAATTCTGCGCGCACTGCGGCGCGCAGATACTGCATCCCTATTCGCCGCCGCAGGAACCGGAAGCGCAGGCCGCTTCGCCGCACGCGGACGATGCGCAAGCCGAAACCCAACAGGTTTCCCAAGCCGGACAGGTTTATCCCCAGCCGCAGGAGAGCCGCGAGCCGCCGCGACAGGAATACTCGCAGCAGCCATCCGGCCGGTATTACGCACAGCCGCCCAAGCCGGAAGGCGAGCCGGTATCGGGCTGCGCGCTGTACGGGGGAGGATGTCTCGTGCTGCTCGTCCCGGTTCTCGGCCCGATTATCGGACTCATTTTCGGAATAATCTGGGCGGCCAACCGCAGACGCGGAGGAGTAGGATTTCTGGTCTATTCCGCGATCGTGATGCTGATCGGGATGTTTTTCCTGCCGATTGTAATAGCTGTCTCCGTTCCCATCTTTCTTAAATCGAAGGAAACGGAGGTCAGACAGTTCACGGAGGACGTGCTGGTGTCCATTCGGGCGGCCGAGGCGAACTACTACATCAAGAACGGAAAATACGGCGATTTCGAGGCTCTCGCGTCCGCGGGATTTCTCGATTCGCGATTTGCGGGAGGCGCGTTTTTCGACCGGGGAGTTTCGATCACCTTATCGGTTGCCGAGGATGAGCAGTCCTACACCGCTTATGCAATATTGCCGCTGGGCGGGACTATGACGCTCGACGAAACCGGGAATATCAGCACCGAAGGGATGGCGGATTTCGGCGAGGCGTTCACCGGCATATTGAAATCGGACGAAATCCTGGAAGGCGACTTCGCCGACGCGTCCGCGAAGCTAAGCGCGAACCTCGCGCTCATTCAAATCCGGCTCGCGGAATCGCTTTACTACGCGACCGAAAACGCGTACGCCGACCTGCCCACGCTCGCGGAAAAGGATTACCTGGACAAGAAGTACGGCTCGAACTCGATAACCGATCTCGAAGGCGTCAAAGGGATGACGCTCGAATTCCAGACGGACGGCAAGACGTACAGGGCCACGATAACGCTGCCCGGCGGCGGGCAGGTCTGGGTGGACGAGTCGGGCGAAATCCAGGGCGAGGGCGCGTACGACTACGGCGATACGGCGCCGGAAGAGGAGCCGTGCGAAAAGTCCCCAAT